The Xylophilus rhododendri region CTACAAGCTGGTCGACATGACCATCGGCCTGCGCGTCAGCGAAGAAGCCGAGCGCGAAGGCCTGGACATCACCTCGCACGGCGAAACCGCCTACCACTAAACATCGCGGGAGAGCTGGCGCGGTCCTTGCATCGTTGCCAGCGCTGCGAACTTGCTTTGTAGCGAGAGTCTCCTTTGGATGTTGGGCCCGCCTCACCGCGGGCCCTTTTTTTTGTGCGGCCGGACACGGCGCGGCCAGCGGCAGCCGCTAAGGTGTGGCCATGCAAAGCAGCGACTGGACTCCCGCCTTCGAACAGCCCGATCTCCTGGGCGAATCCCCCTTCTGGCACCCCTTGGAGCGGCTGCTCTACTGGGTGGACATTCCCGGCCGCAAGCTGCTGCGCGGCGATCCTCAAGACGGTCGGCGCGAGACCTGGGACATGCCGAGCGAGCCCGGCTGCATCGCACCGGTACGGGGCGGCGGCCTGGTGATCGCCCTGCGCGACGGCATCTACCGCGCGCAAAACTGGGGCGGCACGCTGGCCCTGCTGGCGCGTTTTCCGCACGATCCGGCCCTGGTGCGCTTCAACGACGGCAAATGCGACAGCCAGGGCCGCTTCTGGGCCAGCACCGTCTACGAGCCCAAGGACAAACGCGGCGCCGATCTGTGGTGCCTGGACATGCGCGGCGGCAAGGCCGAGGCGATGCTCAAGGCCTGCAACGCCACCACCGGCAACGGCATGGCCTGGACGCCCGACGAAAGCGGCGCCTTCTGGTCGGATACGCCCCGCCACCGCATCCACGCCTGGGACTACGAATCCGCCACCGGCGTGCTGCGCCGCCACCGGGTGTTCCGCCAGTTCCCGCCCAAGCCCGAGGGCTGGACCTCCGCCGAAGCCGGCGCGCGCCCCTACGGCGGCCGGCCCGACGGCGCGGCCATGGACAGCGCCGGCCGCTACCACTGCGCCATGTTCGAGGGCTCGCGCCTGCTGCGCATCGATGCCGACGGCGTGGGCGAGAGCAGCCTGGCCCTGCCGGCGGTCTGCCCCACCATGCCCTGCTTCGGCGGCGAGGACCTGCGCACCCTCTTCGTCACCACCTCGCGCGAGAAGCGCCCGCCGGAAGAACTGCAGCGCACGCCGCTGGCGGGCCGGGTGCTGCAGGCGCGGGTGGAGGTGGCCGGCCTGCCGGTGAATTTCTTCGATCCGGGGCCGGGCGGCTGACTTCCTAGGGTTAGCCCCAGTCACTTTTCTTCGATCGGGGCTGGCAGTGCCATCGATTTCCGGCGGCGCGGGCTTCACGGGCCCGTAACATCCGGAGCATGTCTTTGTCCGTCAACGAACTGGTCGACCGGGTACGCGCCGCCGCCGCCGACAAGCAGCCGCTCCGCATCCGGGGCGGCGGCACCAAGGATTTCTACGGCCACCCGGTAGCGGGCGAGATGCTGGAGACCGGCGGCCTCAGCGGCATCGTCGATTACGAGCCCAGCGAACTGGTCGTCACCGCCCTGGCCGGCACCCCGCTGGCCGAACTGGAGGCCGCCCTGGCCGAGCGCGGCCAGTGCCTGCCCTTCGAGCCGCCGCGCTTCGGCGCCGGCGGCACCGTCGGCGGCATGGTGGCGGCGGGCCTGGCCGGGCCGGCGCGGGCCAGCGTGGGTTCGGTGCGCGACTATGTGCTGGGCACCCAGCTTCTGAACGGCAAGGCCGAGCTGCTCGACTTCGGCGGCCAGGTGATGAAGAACGTCGCCGGCTACGACGTCTCGCGGCTGCTCGCCGGCTCGCTCGGCACCCTGGGCGTGATCACCCGGGTCAGCCTGAAGGTGCTGCCGGTGCCGCCGGCAGAGGCCACGCTGCGCTGGGCCTGTTCGCAGGACGAGGCGCTGGAACTGCTGCACGGCTGGGGCGGCCAGCCCTGGCCGCTGAATGCCAGCCGCTGGCAGCTGGAAGATGCCGCCGATG contains the following coding sequences:
- the glcE gene encoding glycolate oxidase subunit GlcE, translating into MSLSVNELVDRVRAAAADKQPLRIRGGGTKDFYGHPVAGEMLETGGLSGIVDYEPSELVVTALAGTPLAELEAALAERGQCLPFEPPRFGAGGTVGGMVAAGLAGPARASVGSVRDYVLGTQLLNGKAELLDFGGQVMKNVAGYDVSRLLAGSLGTLGVITRVSLKVLPVPPAEATLRWACSQDEALELLHGWGGQPWPLNASRWQLEDAADAGSGVLHLRLRGAVAAVQAACQTLGGRAVPGEVHSDWEACRDQRLAWFAARPPGHDLWRLSLPQTAPVLGSGLANAIGPLVEWHGAQRWYQLDARDTQAAHALRQAAHEAGGHAVRFRPADPAAGERFAPLSAALARIHEALRRSFDPHRIFNPGRMHP
- a CDS encoding SMP-30/gluconolactonase/LRE family protein encodes the protein MQSSDWTPAFEQPDLLGESPFWHPLERLLYWVDIPGRKLLRGDPQDGRRETWDMPSEPGCIAPVRGGGLVIALRDGIYRAQNWGGTLALLARFPHDPALVRFNDGKCDSQGRFWASTVYEPKDKRGADLWCLDMRGGKAEAMLKACNATTGNGMAWTPDESGAFWSDTPRHRIHAWDYESATGVLRRHRVFRQFPPKPEGWTSAEAGARPYGGRPDGAAMDSAGRYHCAMFEGSRLLRIDADGVGESSLALPAVCPTMPCFGGEDLRTLFVTTSREKRPPEELQRTPLAGRVLQARVEVAGLPVNFFDPGPGG